From a region of the Methanoculleus receptaculi genome:
- a CDS encoding helix-hairpin-helix domain-containing protein has protein sequence MSIVEQKLSSLTAAGQFDICAPGECIHVLSTAAHITYNRRAGGCGRMLKVLLNGYCSYDCAYCSVRVNRERLGFSPDEFAEAFLRLWHEDLVGGLFLSSGIPHDVDLVMHDLVETGEILRCRGYDGYLHLKILPGAARADIHDAARVADRISINLETTSSDRLGCIAGVKDYQQDILKRQAWVAEEKPEGHTTQLVIGAADETDAEILSCLAGQYRRVRPARVYFSAFRSLPGTPLAEHPDTPAWRARRCYQADYLLRDYGFTADELKASLDEDGFFENRDPKEVIAADMMPVNVNTATKWDLLRVPGIGPKAADRIIRLRKQRPFTGPADLARAGIGGQVAARHLTFGNRKGTIQTKLIL, from the coding sequence ATGTCCATTGTGGAGCAGAAACTCTCCAGCCTCACTGCCGCCGGGCAGTTTGACATCTGCGCACCCGGCGAGTGCATCCATGTCCTCTCTACAGCGGCGCACATAACTTACAACCGGCGGGCGGGTGGATGCGGCCGGATGCTCAAGGTGCTTCTCAACGGTTATTGCTCCTACGACTGCGCCTACTGTTCCGTCCGGGTAAACCGTGAACGACTGGGGTTCTCACCGGATGAGTTTGCCGAAGCCTTCCTTCGCCTCTGGCATGAAGACCTTGTCGGAGGCCTCTTCCTGAGTTCCGGCATCCCGCACGACGTCGACCTTGTGATGCACGACCTTGTTGAGACGGGGGAGATCCTGCGGTGCAGGGGCTACGACGGTTATCTCCACCTCAAGATCCTTCCCGGCGCTGCACGGGCGGATATCCATGACGCAGCCAGGGTGGCGGACAGGATCAGCATCAACCTGGAGACCACGTCCTCAGACCGCCTGGGGTGCATAGCCGGGGTGAAGGATTACCAGCAGGATATCCTGAAACGGCAGGCCTGGGTGGCAGAGGAGAAGCCCGAGGGCCATACAACGCAGCTCGTCATCGGGGCGGCGGACGAGACCGATGCAGAGATCCTCTCCTGTCTCGCCGGCCAGTATCGCCGGGTCAGGCCAGCCCGGGTCTACTTCTCGGCGTTCCGCTCCCTTCCCGGAACTCCTCTCGCAGAGCATCCAGATACACCGGCCTGGCGGGCGCGACGGTGCTACCAGGCCGACTACCTGCTCCGGGATTACGGTTTCACGGCCGACGAACTCAAGGCTTCTCTCGACGAAGACGGGTTCTTCGAAAACCGCGACCCAAAAGAGGTCATCGCAGCCGATATGATGCCGGTGAACGTAAACACCGCCACAAAGTGGGATTTACTTCGCGTCCCGGGGATAGGACCGAAGGCAGCAGACAGGATCATCAGACTCCGCAAACAGCGGCCGTTCACCGGTCCGGCCGACCTTGCACGTGCTGGAATCGGGGGACAGGTCGCCGCACGCCACCTCACCTTCGGCAACCGGAAGGGGACCATCCAGACGAAGTTGATCCTGTAA
- a CDS encoding methyl-coenzyme M reductase glutamine C-methyltransferase, translating to MEITILSPGIYTYGAMLIGGVLRDAGHRVTLTRTPEVPMGSILLMSLFSTQHLLDPAIRDVIRAHRERGGRVYVGGPVSAAPEMVLGEIAPDAVVVGEGEETVVRLVEEGVSPDLPGIAFLDGGRTVVTPPAPPAPIERPLPLIPDDIGSQSIRGASAYIETHRGCIGGCTFCQVPRFFGRRVRSRSIESIIEEVKAFAAHGAKRLSISGGTGSLYGSSNGEMNPDAFIALLRGMAEVMGPKNISAPDIRVDCITDEILDAIKRYTIGWVFFGIESGSDRVLRMMGKGVKVRQVVEAVKLCRKHRLHVAGSFIVGYPGETERDYMATKDLIATLLLDDTFVSAAEPIPGTPLADLVVKTPRHKNPTFMPHKSDYRVLGLTESEARCLDLMMHADLFRKRIRIVNDEIYNAYLAEVRKQGKEIRAATDLILRYAGV from the coding sequence ATGGAGATCACGATCCTCTCCCCCGGTATCTACACCTACGGCGCCATGCTGATCGGCGGCGTTCTTCGTGACGCAGGCCACCGCGTGACCCTCACCCGGACGCCTGAGGTTCCTATGGGTTCAATCCTGCTTATGAGCCTCTTCTCGACCCAGCACCTCCTCGATCCCGCGATCAGGGACGTGATCCGGGCACACCGCGAGCGTGGCGGGCGGGTCTACGTGGGGGGGCCCGTCTCGGCCGCACCGGAGATGGTGCTCGGTGAGATTGCCCCCGACGCGGTTGTCGTAGGTGAGGGTGAGGAGACGGTGGTCCGTCTGGTCGAGGAGGGGGTCTCGCCAGACCTCCCGGGAATAGCGTTTCTCGATGGCGGCAGAACTGTGGTGACGCCCCCCGCCCCTCCAGCGCCGATCGAGCGCCCGCTGCCCCTGATCCCGGACGATATAGGCAGCCAGAGTATCCGGGGGGCGAGCGCCTACATCGAGACCCACCGGGGGTGTATAGGGGGGTGCACCTTCTGCCAGGTGCCCCGGTTCTTCGGGAGGAGGGTCAGGAGCCGATCGATCGAGAGCATCATCGAGGAGGTAAAGGCTTTTGCAGCCCACGGCGCAAAACGTCTATCTATATCCGGGGGGACGGGGTCGCTCTACGGTTCGAGCAACGGGGAGATGAACCCGGACGCCTTCATCGCCCTCCTGCGCGGAATGGCGGAGGTGATGGGGCCCAAAAATATCTCCGCCCCGGATATCAGGGTGGACTGTATCACCGACGAGATACTTGACGCCATAAAGCGCTACACCATCGGCTGGGTCTTCTTCGGGATCGAGTCGGGGAGCGACCGGGTGCTCCGGATGATGGGTAAAGGCGTGAAGGTGAGGCAGGTTGTGGAGGCGGTGAAGCTGTGCCGGAAACACCGGCTCCATGTCGCCGGGAGTTTCATTGTCGGGTATCCGGGAGAGACTGAGCGGGATTACATGGCTACAAAGGATCTGATCGCCACCCTCCTGCTTGACGACACCTTTGTGAGCGCTGCCGAACCCATACCCGGAACGCCGCTTGCCGATCTCGTGGTAAAGACGCCACGCCATAAGAATCCGACTTTTATGCCGCATAAGAGTGACTACCGGGTGCTCGGTCTGACCGAGAGCGAGGCCCGGTGTTTAGACCTGATGATGCACGCTGACCTCTTCCGCAAGAGGATCCGGATTGTTAACGACGAGATCTACAACGCTTACCTTGCCGAGGTAAGGAAGCAGGGAAAGGAGATCCGGGCGGCAACCGACCTCATCCTCCGGTATGCCGGGGTTTAA
- a CDS encoding ABC transporter permease → MKRRHIYLIAKKEIAGLSSEKTIVFAILLQVFIAMFSSFLMVGLTAMYDPEAIEGYSTVTYRVGYAGAESPLIDEFGERDDLILYRMDLGAALAALRERMVSAVVYVPQTPPDAEGPITVTLYLIQNDLQSGVVNVKIKEVLQGYEEQLRETRADRLIYSPVELNFPDSGGGESFFEFVYGLLIPLLVFLPAIVSAALIIDLITEEYQRQTLETLLSTPIMFTEVIWGKIAACEVLVPVQAGAWLILLWLNGIPVDNATAILLHVSTSGLVLILLGALVALHYRERTSAQFIFSTALVVALLFVMAVPYNPLNLVVRLAVDSIGPIHWYVLALVAAATALLGWAITHYARRVGEKTP, encoded by the coding sequence TTGAAGAGGCGTCATATCTATCTGATTGCAAAGAAAGAGATCGCCGGGCTGTCATCGGAGAAGACTATCGTCTTTGCGATCCTCCTCCAGGTCTTCATAGCGATGTTCTCGTCGTTCTTGATGGTTGGACTCACCGCGATGTATGACCCCGAGGCTATCGAGGGCTACTCAACGGTCACCTACAGAGTCGGTTACGCCGGGGCGGAATCACCGCTGATCGATGAGTTTGGAGAACGAGACGATCTCATCCTTTACAGGATGGATCTCGGTGCGGCGCTTGCGGCACTGCGCGAGCGGATGGTCTCGGCGGTGGTATACGTCCCGCAGACACCTCCCGACGCTGAAGGTCCGATCACAGTAACGCTCTATCTCATCCAGAACGACCTTCAGTCGGGTGTCGTCAACGTCAAGATAAAAGAGGTTCTCCAGGGTTACGAGGAACAACTCCGTGAGACCCGGGCCGACCGGCTGATCTACTCACCTGTGGAGTTGAACTTCCCGGACTCCGGGGGCGGTGAGAGTTTCTTTGAGTTTGTCTACGGTCTCCTCATCCCGCTGCTTGTCTTCCTCCCGGCGATCGTATCGGCGGCCCTGATCATCGACCTGATCACGGAGGAGTACCAGCGGCAGACGCTCGAGACCCTGCTCTCGACACCGATCATGTTCACGGAGGTGATCTGGGGAAAGATTGCCGCCTGCGAGGTTCTGGTTCCTGTCCAGGCGGGCGCCTGGCTCATCCTCCTCTGGCTAAACGGCATCCCGGTGGATAACGCCACGGCGATCCTCCTCCACGTCTCGACGTCCGGTCTCGTCCTCATACTGCTCGGGGCGCTCGTCGCGCTCCATTACCGTGAGAGGACGAGTGCCCAGTTCATATTCTCGACGGCGCTCGTGGTGGCCCTCCTCTTTGTCATGGCAGTCCCCTACAACCCCTTAAACCTCGTTGTAAGGCTGGCGGTGGACTCCATCGGCCCGATCCACTGGTATGTCCTGGCACTGGTCGCGGCTGCGACGGCGCTTCTAGGGTGGGCGATCACCCACTACGCCCGCCGGGTAGGGGAGAAGACACCCTGA
- a CDS encoding PrsW family intramembrane metalloprotease: protein MSLISSIRTIATWEIKRSMTTMGRGILPIAVGLLLLLVLVTAFAAESGLHLQDGMYRIGVDDPGTASIVASDTRFATYQDDAASLWENRFSYDIVIINGEVYAADTDKGRAALNTLERDYESYVASVAAAEPDLFAAYPLWIDLQYVKSEIDFLATQSGQQVGAPVETRRPPSPSLPVEEVTPPSQGRLTTEEELREHLVEAGDGQPLKRYTSLISGESATDRLLTPSELSLPLPFDTIILVFVFIFPLYFTSQFFMMSVMNERVGRAGEALLSTPLRPVAIVVGKALPYFTIMILIAAAITLLARAPLTILLPLVPVILFFLANALIIGMTSRSFKELSFVSIFFSTVATSYLFFPTVFANTHVISIVSPLTLVVIAIQGDGFTAMEYIYSTALFFATSIILFYLGIANFREEHLFSEIRLISRVVDFISTGISRNHPHFSLFLLAAFMIPFVFMAEMLTLVLFFNIPMPLSLLLLTITAAVIEEFAKSIGLYAIVRDRPGFLTPGNLLVGATVTGLGFLVGEKLLLFATLAQITESIFGSILFLSLQALWMPLLLHIAGVLITGGFLLLGGRRAYAPGIVAAGMVHSLYNLYFIGGMLL, encoded by the coding sequence ATGAGTCTTATCTCCTCAATCCGGACGATCGCCACATGGGAGATAAAGCGATCCATGACCACGATGGGGAGAGGCATCCTGCCTATTGCTGTGGGGCTTCTTCTCCTCCTGGTGCTGGTGACGGCATTTGCCGCAGAGAGCGGTCTCCATCTACAGGACGGGATGTACCGGATCGGCGTTGATGACCCCGGCACGGCCAGTATAGTCGCATCCGACACCCGGTTTGCCACATACCAGGATGATGCAGCGTCGCTCTGGGAGAACAGGTTTTCCTACGATATCGTCATCATAAACGGGGAGGTCTACGCTGCTGACACGGATAAAGGGCGTGCGGCATTAAATACGCTCGAGCGCGATTACGAGAGTTACGTTGCAAGCGTGGCGGCAGCGGAACCCGACCTCTTCGCCGCCTATCCTCTCTGGATCGATCTCCAGTACGTGAAGAGCGAGATCGATTTCCTTGCGACCCAGAGCGGCCAGCAGGTCGGCGCCCCCGTGGAGACGAGGAGACCCCCATCTCCATCTCTCCCGGTCGAGGAGGTGACACCTCCATCCCAGGGCAGGCTCACAACCGAGGAAGAACTCAGGGAGCATCTCGTGGAGGCCGGGGATGGTCAGCCCCTCAAGCGCTACACATCTCTCATCTCTGGCGAGTCCGCCACAGACAGACTCCTGACACCCTCAGAACTCTCTTTGCCGCTGCCGTTTGATACCATCATCCTGGTCTTCGTCTTCATATTCCCGCTCTACTTCACCTCCCAGTTCTTCATGATGAGTGTGATGAACGAGAGGGTGGGACGCGCAGGTGAGGCGCTCCTCTCCACCCCCCTCCGTCCCGTGGCGATCGTCGTAGGAAAGGCCCTTCCCTACTTCACGATCATGATCCTGATCGCGGCCGCGATCACCCTCCTTGCCAGGGCGCCGCTTACGATCCTCCTTCCGCTCGTCCCGGTCATCCTCTTCTTCCTGGCAAACGCCCTCATCATAGGGATGACGTCCCGGAGTTTCAAAGAACTCTCCTTTGTCTCGATCTTCTTCTCGACCGTCGCCACGTCATACCTCTTCTTCCCGACGGTATTTGCAAACACCCACGTCATCAGCATCGTCTCCCCTCTCACCCTGGTCGTGATTGCAATCCAGGGTGACGGGTTCACCGCGATGGAGTACATCTACTCGACCGCGCTCTTCTTTGCAACGAGCATCATCCTCTTCTATCTCGGGATTGCAAACTTCCGGGAAGAACACCTCTTCTCGGAGATACGCCTGATATCACGGGTTGTTGACTTCATATCGACCGGGATCAGCCGGAACCACCCGCACTTCTCGCTCTTCCTGCTTGCCGCATTCATGATCCCGTTCGTCTTCATGGCCGAGATGCTGACGCTCGTCCTCTTCTTCAACATCCCCATGCCGCTCTCTCTCCTCCTGTTGACGATCACTGCCGCGGTCATCGAGGAGTTTGCAAAATCGATAGGGCTTTACGCTATAGTCAGGGATCGGCCCGGTTTCCTCACGCCGGGAAACCTTCTCGTCGGGGCAACGGTCACAGGCCTCGGGTTCCTTGTCGGCGAAAAACTCCTTCTCTTTGCCACGCTTGCCCAGATCACCGAATCGATCTTCGGGAGCATCCTCTTCCTCTCTCTCCAGGCGCTCTGGATGCCGCTCCTCCTCCACATCGCCGGGGTGCTGATCACCGGGGGGTTCCTGCTGCTCGGGGGGCGGCGCGCCTATGCGCCGGGAATCGTTGCTGCAGGTATGGTCCACAGTCTCTACAACCTCTACTTCATCGGGGGGATGCTCCTTTGA
- a CDS encoding ABC transporter ATP-binding protein, with translation MIAARNLVKYYGEFPALDGVSFDLDDGEIFGVIGHNGAGKTTLLKIMAGLISPTAGSLVINGIDVVKRPLDLKRNLGYLPEESRLYETMSVEAYLAFFGEIYGLPADVIRKRSMELLDELMLDPDGKKIGELSKGMKRKVAIARSLIHDPDLLIYDEPTSGLDPMTSRSVLDYIKGLRNQGKTVVFSAHNLFQVEEACDLVLILRRGKVVAKGSMHELREAFGSITYQIFFRIPDPATFSTPVSYIASNGRYMAEAHSIEDLNRMTATLAAAGATIERIESHYPTLEEMLLKIGQ, from the coding sequence ATGATAGCGGCCCGCAATCTTGTCAAGTATTATGGCGAGTTCCCGGCCCTCGACGGCGTCTCGTTTGACCTTGACGATGGGGAGATCTTCGGGGTGATCGGGCATAACGGCGCGGGCAAGACCACTCTTTTAAAGATCATGGCCGGACTTATCTCGCCGACGGCGGGCAGTCTTGTCATAAATGGGATCGACGTTGTTAAAAGACCGCTCGATCTGAAACGGAACCTTGGATACCTGCCGGAAGAGTCCAGGCTCTACGAGACTATGAGCGTTGAGGCGTACCTTGCGTTCTTCGGTGAGATCTACGGTCTTCCAGCAGACGTGATCCGGAAACGGTCGATGGAACTCCTCGACGAACTCATGCTGGATCCCGATGGCAAGAAGATCGGTGAACTCTCGAAAGGGATGAAGCGGAAGGTCGCAATAGCGCGATCGCTGATCCACGATCCGGACCTGCTCATATACGACGAACCCACCTCCGGCCTCGACCCCATGACCTCACGCTCGGTGCTCGACTACATCAAGGGGCTGCGCAATCAGGGCAAGACGGTGGTCTTCTCCGCCCACAACCTCTTCCAGGTGGAAGAGGCCTGCGATCTCGTCCTGATCCTGCGCCGGGGGAAGGTGGTGGCAAAAGGCAGCATGCACGAACTCCGGGAGGCATTTGGCTCGATTACCTACCAGATCTTCTTCAGGATCCCCGATCCCGCGACGTTTTCAACCCCGGTCAGTTACATCGCCTCCAATGGCCGCTACATGGCAGAGGCGCACAGCATCGAAGACCTTAACAGGATGACCGCGACGCTTGCGGCCGCCGGCGCAACGATAGAGCGGATCGAGTCGCACTACCCGACACTTGAAGAGATGTTGTTAAAGATCGGGCAGTGA
- a CDS encoding DUF3656 domain-containing U32 family peptidase, with amino-acid sequence MPYYHLRGAGLPELLAPAGSPEALAAAVSAGADAVYLAGRRFGARHYAANFSEEELVSAIDYAHLRGVRVYVTVNILVRDAELSDLARYLNRLYEIGADAVLVQDPGVAALAREVVPDLPLHASTQMTIHNREGVLRAAGKGFSRVVLARELTIPEIEDIAADPGAGGVGLEVFAHGALCYSYSGQCLLSSVIGGRSGNRGMCAQPCRKPYRLVTAGVDEYGRPGDLEPLPVNDRYLLSTRDLCVYPYLDRLVRAPVASLKIEGRMRSPAYVAIVTRIYRRALDAIAAGGDWSPSREDLRDLALAFNREFTEGYILGARDIMARDRPGNRGLYLGRVTGYDPRRGEATVRLAGDIVPRSGDGLVFCTDDPAMDVGAVVRGAAAVRNGTLRLSVPAPVTPGARVFLTKSMDLEDGAKRIMEAAPEPLQLDLLVTWDGATPCLEAVVELPGGKPLGVRYRPDLRMDAARNRPLTEEQISAQFGKTGGTPFVIRSMDIRYPGGLFAPLGELNRVRREFLEAVKEILLAARRPDAEAVHAARQRLERALTRMEQAAALNRGRSVPSVSVYTDALEGVEAAVSGGAGTVYLEVAAVPSLLKEAASVCRDGGAEVVWKWPAITRRTFLDAATPILPSLYGAGVSGVMVSGMGAADAVRRAEPRMNLYGAAGLNLWNHRTAARLDGLFLRCTASPELPADDLAGLAASTGGTLELEVLVQGSIEAMVSEDRLVGGVAGEAGCSRGFIGLQDGRNRVFPLRCDCEGRTHIANAVETCLIDHLPEIAEMGIDSVAIDARGRGPRYAGEMARFYRAAVDAVARGDFGLLPGLRNEVKRRALGGITGGHFVRGIEG; translated from the coding sequence ATGCCGTACTATCATCTTCGTGGTGCAGGGTTGCCAGAACTGCTTGCGCCGGCGGGGTCTCCTGAGGCTCTGGCTGCAGCGGTCAGCGCTGGTGCCGATGCCGTCTACCTTGCCGGGAGACGGTTCGGTGCCCGGCACTACGCGGCGAACTTCTCGGAGGAGGAACTCGTCTCCGCCATTGATTACGCCCACCTGCGCGGTGTCAGGGTCTATGTCACCGTGAACATCCTGGTCAGGGATGCAGAACTCTCCGATCTGGCCCGATACCTGAACCGTCTCTACGAGATCGGAGCAGACGCCGTCCTGGTTCAGGATCCCGGTGTGGCGGCGCTTGCACGGGAGGTCGTCCCGGACCTTCCACTCCACGCATCCACCCAGATGACGATACACAACCGTGAAGGCGTTCTGAGGGCCGCTGGAAAAGGCTTCTCCAGGGTGGTTCTGGCGCGGGAACTCACCATTCCAGAAATCGAAGATATAGCGGCCGATCCCGGTGCAGGAGGGGTGGGTCTTGAGGTCTTCGCCCACGGTGCCCTCTGCTACTCTTACTCCGGTCAGTGCCTCCTCTCCTCGGTCATCGGCGGCCGCAGCGGGAACCGCGGGATGTGCGCCCAACCGTGCCGGAAACCCTACCGGCTCGTGACCGCCGGGGTGGACGAATACGGTCGGCCGGGAGATCTGGAGCCCCTCCCCGTGAATGACCGATACCTTCTATCTACGCGGGACCTCTGCGTCTATCCCTACCTCGATAGGCTGGTGCGGGCACCGGTGGCCTCGCTAAAGATCGAGGGCAGGATGCGTTCTCCCGCCTACGTCGCCATCGTGACCCGGATCTACCGGCGCGCTCTCGATGCGATCGCCGCCGGCGGCGACTGGTCGCCATCAAGGGAGGATCTGCGGGACCTGGCGCTCGCGTTCAACCGGGAGTTCACGGAGGGCTACATCCTCGGCGCCCGCGATATCATGGCCCGCGACCGGCCCGGGAACCGGGGGCTCTACCTGGGACGGGTCACCGGTTACGATCCGCGGAGAGGGGAGGCAACCGTCCGCCTTGCCGGGGATATCGTGCCCCGTTCAGGCGACGGGCTGGTCTTCTGCACAGATGACCCCGCGATGGATGTGGGAGCGGTTGTCCGGGGGGCAGCCGCCGTCAGGAACGGCACGCTGCGACTCAGCGTCCCTGCGCCGGTAACGCCCGGTGCACGGGTCTTCCTCACAAAGAGCATGGATCTTGAGGACGGGGCAAAGAGGATAATGGAGGCGGCCCCTGAACCGCTGCAACTAGATCTCCTGGTCACCTGGGATGGAGCGACGCCCTGCCTGGAGGCGGTCGTCGAGTTGCCGGGTGGTAAACCACTCGGGGTGCGTTACCGCCCCGATCTCCGGATGGATGCGGCACGGAACCGGCCGCTGACCGAGGAGCAGATATCCGCACAGTTCGGGAAGACCGGGGGGACGCCGTTTGTGATAAGGAGCATGGATATCCGCTACCCGGGCGGCCTCTTTGCCCCGCTCGGAGAGTTGAACCGCGTCCGGCGGGAGTTTCTTGAGGCCGTCAAGGAGATCCTCCTTGCCGCGCGACGCCCGGACGCGGAGGCGGTTCATGCGGCCCGGCAACGGCTTGAAAGGGCGCTCACCAGGATGGAACAAGCAGCGGCGCTCAACCGGGGACGCAGCGTCCCGTCGGTCTCGGTCTACACCGACGCCCTGGAGGGTGTGGAGGCTGCTGTCAGTGGAGGGGCGGGGACGGTCTACCTGGAAGTGGCCGCCGTTCCCTCTCTCCTCAAAGAGGCTGCCAGCGTCTGCCGGGACGGCGGTGCGGAGGTTGTCTGGAAATGGCCTGCAATCACCCGGCGGACGTTCCTGGACGCGGCGACGCCCATCCTGCCGTCGCTATACGGGGCAGGCGTTAGCGGGGTGATGGTGAGCGGGATGGGCGCTGCTGATGCTGTGAGGCGGGCCGAACCGCGGATGAACCTCTACGGCGCCGCCGGACTGAACCTCTGGAACCATCGCACCGCCGCGAGACTGGATGGGCTGTTCCTGCGGTGCACGGCATCCCCGGAACTCCCGGCCGACGACCTCGCCGGGCTTGCAGCCTCGACCGGCGGGACGCTGGAGCTCGAGGTGCTGGTCCAGGGCAGCATCGAGGCAATGGTGAGCGAGGACCGGCTGGTGGGAGGCGTCGCCGGCGAAGCAGGTTGCAGCAGAGGGTTTATCGGGCTGCAGGATGGGCGCAACCGGGTATTCCCGCTCAGGTGTGACTGTGAGGGCAGGACTCACATCGCAAACGCGGTTGAGACCTGCCTGATCGACCACCTCCCGGAGATTGCGGAGATGGGTATAGACTCCGTTGCCATCGATGCACGGGGCCGGGGCCCCCGCTACGCCGGGGAGATGGCCCGCTTCTACCGGGCCGCGGTCGATGCTGTGGCCCGTGGGGACTTCGGTCTACTGCCCGGGCTCAGGAACGAGGTGAAACGGCGGGCTCTCGGCGGCATCACCGGCGGGCATTTTGTCAGGGGTATTGAGGGTTGA
- the tpiA gene encoding triose-phosphate isomerase, with translation MDSPFILINLKTYKEGMGSNAHRIAAAAETVAKESGVVIGIAPTFTELHPMSHHYSIPVYAQHIDPISPGAHTGHILPESVRSAGARGTLINHSERRLTLADIDACLQAARRLRLESVVCTNNDATSAAAAALGPDYVAIEPPELIGSGVSVSKADPGIIERSVNAVLGVNPNVKVLTGAGIQSGECVKIAIDLGTCGVLLASSVVKAEDPESVLRDLVSLI, from the coding sequence ATGGATTCGCCGTTCATCCTGATCAACCTCAAGACCTACAAGGAAGGTATGGGCAGCAACGCCCATCGGATAGCTGCTGCGGCCGAGACCGTGGCAAAAGAGAGCGGTGTCGTCATCGGCATCGCGCCGACCTTCACCGAACTCCACCCGATGAGCCACCACTACTCGATCCCGGTCTACGCCCAGCATATCGACCCGATCAGCCCTGGTGCCCATACCGGTCATATTCTTCCGGAATCTGTCCGGTCTGCGGGTGCCCGTGGCACCCTGATCAACCACTCCGAGCGCCGTCTCACCCTTGCGGATATCGACGCCTGTCTGCAGGCTGCCAGGAGGCTCCGCCTTGAGTCGGTCGTCTGCACAAACAACGATGCTACCAGCGCTGCCGCCGCAGCGCTCGGCCCCGACTACGTGGCGATCGAACCCCCCGAGCTGATCGGGAGCGGGGTATCGGTCTCAAAGGCCGATCCCGGTATAATCGAGCGTTCCGTCAACGCAGTCCTGGGGGTTAACCCGAACGTAAAAGTCCTGACGGGGGCAGGGATCCAGTCCGGCGAGTGCGTGAAGATCGCCATCGATCTCGGGACATGCGGCGTTCTCCTTGCCTCGAGCGTGGTCAAGGCTGAAGACCCCGAATCAGTCCTCCGCGACCTGGTCTCCCTGATCTGA
- a CDS encoding CBS domain-containing protein, producing the protein MEIPTPAELRAKRIQMGLKQADVARMAGISQSMVARIEAGSVDPRVSTLAKIVNVLQAAEKSAVTAADVMHSPVFSVTPEDPVSRAIEIMGKKGISQLPVLENGVPIGCISESAITNAMDEGGLHQKCPRVVRDYMEPGFPTVPPTTPIETVVHLLRHSHAVIVIEKGKVQGVITRHDLISLIT; encoded by the coding sequence ATGGAGATCCCAACTCCAGCGGAACTTCGTGCAAAAAGGATCCAGATGGGCTTAAAACAGGCTGATGTGGCCAGAATGGCCGGAATAAGCCAGTCCATGGTGGCGCGGATCGAGGCGGGCAGCGTGGATCCGAGAGTCAGCACGCTCGCAAAGATCGTGAACGTCCTGCAGGCAGCGGAGAAGTCGGCGGTGACAGCGGCCGACGTGATGCACTCCCCGGTTTTTTCGGTCACGCCGGAAGATCCCGTCAGCCGCGCCATCGAGATCATGGGGAAAAAAGGCATATCCCAGTTGCCGGTGCTCGAGAACGGGGTGCCCATCGGCTGCATATCCGAGTCGGCCATCACGAACGCAATGGACGAGGGAGGACTTCACCAGAAATGTCCGCGGGTGGTGAGGGACTACATGGAGCCGGGTTTCCCGACGGTCCCCCCCACAACACCGATAGAGACGGTCGTCCACCTGCTGCGCCACAGCCATGCTGTAATCGTCATCGAGAAAGGGAAGGTGCAGGGTGTGATCACCAGGCACGACCTGATCTCGCTGATAACGTAG
- a CDS encoding type I 3-dehydroquinate dehydratase, giving the protein MKIVVSVDDPALINGVLEYNPAFIEIRLDRMEGDLLDHVRAIREMTAIPLIATLRSREEGGGFVGDADLWAGIVGPIAGYVDIVDVETRYSKHAPSLRSQGARILASLHTDDMPGQGDLERIERTLRSYGDIPKIVVRPENPDELLDLLRFTANAQKPICTSVMGGRFRFARAILPLFGSEFVFCHAGRPMAEGQYHIREMREIAELLG; this is encoded by the coding sequence ATGAAGATCGTCGTATCAGTGGACGACCCCGCCCTCATCAACGGGGTGCTGGAATACAACCCGGCGTTCATCGAGATCAGGCTCGACCGTATGGAGGGCGATCTGCTGGATCACGTCCGTGCAATCCGGGAGATGACCGCCATCCCCCTGATCGCCACGCTAAGGAGCAGGGAGGAGGGAGGGGGCTTTGTCGGCGATGCCGACCTCTGGGCTGGAATAGTCGGGCCGATTGCAGGCTACGTTGATATAGTTGACGTTGAGACGCGCTACAGCAAGCATGCCCCCTCCCTCAGGAGCCAGGGGGCCAGGATCCTGGCCTCCCTCCACACAGACGATATGCCCGGCCAGGGAGACCTGGAGAGGATCGAGAGGACGCTCAGGTCGTACGGCGATATACCGAAGATAGTCGTTCGGCCCGAAAACCCGGACGAACTCCTCGACCTCCTCCGGTTCACCGCCAATGCGCAGAAACCAATCTGCACAAGCGTCATGGGCGGCAGGTTCCGTTTCGCCCGCGCGATCCTGCCGCTCTTCGGTTCAGAGTTTGTCTTCTGCCACGCGGGGAGACCGATGGCCGAAGGGCAGTACCATATCCGGGAGATGCGCGAGATCGCCGAACTGCTGGGGTGA